The Vigna unguiculata cultivar IT97K-499-35 chromosome 6, ASM411807v1, whole genome shotgun sequence genome contains a region encoding:
- the LOC114187445 gene encoding uncharacterized protein ECU03_1610-like yields the protein MAAMFITRTTLFRFSKSLPHAPYLSFKPSRVTFASSPNSSEWRNASEGTRDARRNWTYDSPEPKRKADDASERAKETAREGVEMAKDQAREAKDRTKEYAQDAKEKTMDAAGSVRDSAENAKERAKEYAYETKESAKEAAGTVAEKGKEGAERTKQKTEEVAASAGETLKNVGEKAKQGVQGAWDAAKDTTHKIKETLVGKDDDDNDGHGHGGFVLKDDDDDVSGLKRRVGKSSDEKGYY from the exons ATGGCAGCCATGTTTATAACCAGAACTACTCTCTTTCGCTTCTCAAAGTCTCTCCCTCACGCCCCTTACCTCTCCTTCAAACCCTCCAGGGTCACCTTCGCTTCCTCTCCCAACTCTTCAGAG TGGAGAAATGCGTCAGAGGGAACGAGAGACGCAAGACGCAATTGGACATATGATTCTCCAGAGCCAAAGCGTAAGGCAGATGATGCGTCGGAGAGGGCGAAGGAAACGGCAAGAGAAGGCGTGGAGATGGCGAAGGATCAAGCGCGAGAAGCGAAAGACAGAACCAAAGAATACGCACAAGACGCGAAGGAGAAGACGATGGATGCGGCGGGGTCAGTGAGGGATAGCGCGGAGAATGCGAAAGAGAGGGCGAAAGAGTATGCGTACGAGACCAAAGAAAGTGCAAAGGAGGCGGCGGGAACAGTGGCGGAGAAGGGTAAGGAGGGGGCGGAGAGGACGAAGCAGAAGACGGAGGAGGTGGCGGCATCGGCCGGAGAGACGCTGAAGAACGTGGGGGAGAAGGCGAAGCAGGGCGTGCAAGGGGCGTGGGACGCGGCGAAGGACACCACACACAAGATTAAGGAAACCTTGGTTGGGaaggatgatgatgataatgatgGTCATGGACATGGTGGTTTTGTTCTGAAGGATGATGACGATGATGTTTCAGGGTTGAAGAGAAGAGTTGGGAAGAGTTCTGATGAGAAGGGCTATTATTAG